One genomic window of Desulfobulbaceae bacterium DB1 includes the following:
- a CDS encoding transposase, producing MKHDLQTLPDNTVELKGIIASLGEMLSRLEEENRLLRQALFAPKSEKQPAVPSSQLCLFDMPENPPAENDEDAREIVIPEHTRRKKGRKELPDELPRIEIVHDLAEEEKVCACGCRLSRIGEDVSEKLDIVPAKVRVIRHIRPKYACKNCEGVEDEGGAVKIAPPPAQIIPKGLATAGLLAYVLTAKFCDALPFYRQEKQFIRLGIDIGRQTMCNWAMKAAEACQPVLDLLHDDIRVGPLINADETTVQVLDEPGRSPTQKSYMWVFRGGAPEKPVVIYQYHQTRSGDVAKLFLEGYQGIVQTDGYKAYDFLDTRFDIVHVGCWAHARRKFVDAKKAGSKNKTGSADKALGMIQRLYALEKVARHQELDPVAIHEMRQSQAKPILAQFKKWLDKRKDQVPPKSLLGVAVNYCLGQWRRLANYINDGHAGIDNNVVENAIRPFALGRKNWLFSGTPEGARASALLFSLIETAKANKLEPYSYLRYLFEKLPVTPPAEIGQLLPNRLKSADLVLPEVPSGV from the coding sequence ATGAAACACGATCTGCAGACACTGCCGGATAACACTGTTGAACTGAAGGGAATTATTGCTTCTCTCGGCGAAATGTTATCACGACTTGAGGAAGAAAATCGCCTCCTGCGGCAGGCCCTTTTTGCACCAAAATCAGAAAAACAGCCTGCGGTGCCATCATCGCAGTTATGCCTTTTTGACATGCCGGAAAACCCTCCTGCGGAAAATGACGAGGATGCGAGGGAGATTGTTATTCCTGAACACACCCGCCGGAAAAAAGGACGCAAAGAACTGCCTGATGAGTTGCCCCGGATTGAGATTGTTCATGATCTTGCCGAAGAAGAAAAAGTTTGCGCTTGTGGCTGCAGACTGAGCCGGATTGGCGAGGATGTTTCCGAGAAGCTTGATATTGTGCCGGCAAAGGTCCGGGTAATACGTCATATTCGCCCCAAATACGCTTGTAAAAATTGTGAAGGCGTGGAAGACGAAGGTGGCGCTGTAAAGATTGCCCCTCCCCCGGCTCAGATCATCCCCAAGGGTTTAGCCACGGCGGGGCTGCTTGCCTATGTATTAACCGCAAAATTTTGTGATGCCTTACCGTTTTACCGCCAGGAGAAGCAATTTATCCGGCTTGGCATTGATATTGGCCGGCAAACTATGTGCAATTGGGCCATGAAGGCTGCCGAGGCCTGTCAACCCGTGCTGGATTTGCTTCATGATGACATCCGGGTCGGGCCGCTGATCAACGCGGATGAAACCACGGTGCAGGTTCTTGATGAGCCGGGGCGTTCACCAACACAAAAATCATACATGTGGGTTTTCAGAGGCGGGGCACCTGAAAAGCCGGTTGTCATTTATCAATATCATCAGACCAGGTCCGGCGACGTCGCCAAACTGTTTCTTGAGGGCTATCAGGGTATTGTGCAGACAGACGGCTACAAGGCTTATGATTTTCTGGATACCCGGTTTGATATTGTCCATGTGGGCTGCTGGGCACACGCCAGGCGGAAGTTTGTGGATGCCAAGAAAGCTGGGTCCAAAAACAAGACCGGCAGTGCAGATAAGGCTTTGGGTATGATCCAGCGGCTTTACGCTCTTGAGAAGGTGGCCCGCCACCAGGAGTTGGATCCAGTGGCGATACATGAGATGCGCCAGAGCCAGGCAAAGCCAATTCTTGCGCAATTCAAGAAGTGGTTGGACAAAAGAAAAGACCAGGTTCCACCGAAGAGCCTGCTTGGAGTTGCTGTTAATTACTGCCTTGGGCAATGGCGCCGGTTGGCGAATTATATAAATGACGGTCATGCCGGCATTGACAATAATGTGGTTGAAAACGCCATCAGGCCTTTTGCGTTGGGACGGAAGAACTGGTTATTTTCAGGCACCCCGGAAGGGGCTCGGGCGAGCGCTCTGCTGTTCAGCCTCATCGAGACGGCCAAAGCCAATAAACTGGAGCCATACAGCTATCTGCGTTACCTCTTCGAAAAATTACCGGTGACGCCGCCTGCTGAAATCGGCCAGCTACTTCCGAACCGCCTCAAGTCGGCGGATCTGGTCTTGCCGGAAGTGCCAAGTGGGGTTTGA
- a CDS encoding permease: MDFVVLLGNEFFFIFIIFLAAGFTQGLSGFGSALVALPLLSLFLDMKTAVPLCMLNGLIITAYLSLQLRRHADWKKIIPLLIGGMPGIYVGASFLKEADSNLIKLLLGVMIISYALYNLLLTPRPRMVKPFWAYAAGFFTGVIGSAFSAGGPPVIIYTTLTGWSKDDIKATLSVFFFITGIAAAGAHAVSGLTTMTVLRYHALSAAFVLLGVWIGSRCYGRIRRESYLRLMLYLLVVMGGMMIFSAI; the protein is encoded by the coding sequence ATGGATTTTGTCGTATTGTTAGGGAATGAATTTTTTTTCATCTTTATCATCTTCCTGGCCGCAGGATTCACCCAGGGCTTGTCCGGCTTCGGTTCCGCCCTGGTGGCCCTGCCGCTGCTCAGCCTTTTTCTTGATATGAAAACCGCGGTGCCGCTCTGCATGCTGAACGGGCTGATCATCACCGCTTATCTTTCCCTGCAGCTGCGCCGCCACGCCGACTGGAAGAAGATCATTCCGCTGCTCATCGGCGGCATGCCGGGCATCTATGTGGGGGCGAGTTTTCTCAAGGAGGCGGACAGCAATCTGATCAAGCTCTTGCTGGGTGTCATGATTATCAGCTATGCCCTTTACAACCTGCTCCTGACCCCTCGGCCGCGTATGGTCAAGCCCTTCTGGGCCTATGCGGCCGGTTTCTTCACCGGGGTGATCGGCAGCGCTTTCAGTGCCGGAGGTCCACCGGTCATCATTTATACGACGCTCACCGGCTGGAGCAAGGACGACATCAAGGCCACCCTGTCCGTTTTTTTCTTCATCACCGGCATTGCCGCGGCCGGCGCCCATGCCGTCAGCGGACTCACCACCATGACGGTGCTCCGTTATCACGCCCTGTCGGCGGCATTCGTCTTGCTGGGGGTGTGGATCGGCTCGCGCTGCTACGGCAGAATCAGACGGGAGAGCTATCTGCGGCTCATGCTGTATCTGCTGGTGGTGATGGGCGGCATGATGATTTTTTCGGCGATATGA
- a CDS encoding multidrug transporter AcrB: MKGIGISGIIAKAFIRSKLTPLIVLASLLLGLFAVLVTPREEEPQIVVPMIDVMVSYPGATAKEVEERVTKPMEKFLWEIKGVEYIYSIAQPGMNLTIVRFYVGEDMEKSLVNLHTKLMSHYDQIPAGVSQPMVRPKSIDDVPILTLTLWGGDAGYSGYELRRIAVELADELKKDQQVSEFSVIGGQKRQVLVTLDPVRLRAYGIAVSQITDTLQQSNVRLQSGSFPGNDREFLVDTGGFLQSIDDIGRLVLAVRDGRPVYFRDVAQLTDGPAEPRDYVFMGAGPAADNPMLQSLSGSTEAVTIAVSKKKGANVSLVADEALAKVEALRGSLLPHDVQVTITRNYGDSAREKSNELLDHMLIATVSVIILMALTLGWREAAVVAVAVPVTLALTLLVNYLYGYTLNRVTLFALIFSIGILVDDAIVVVENIHRHFKLHGAGVMTAIRAVDEVGSPTILATFAVIFALLPMAFVRGLMGPYMRPIPIGASAAMLFSLLVAFIVSPWLSSMVLKNVKGGKGNEEDGGRLHALYDKLLGPLLDSRLLRLGVLAVVSCLLVLSLLLVPFKGVTVKMLPFDNKSELQVIIDMPEGSSLERTAAVTRELADYLGGVPEVTNYQTYIGTSAPYNFNGLVRHYFLRSSPHMADIQVNFIDKGERTTQSHGLATRLRPPLKEIGDKYGARIKLAEIPPGPPVLSTLVAEIYGPDDMRRIEIARLVRDVFESTEGVVDVDWFVEDDAPKITYTVDREKAAGHGISTAMIARTVSMALQGASAGLLHDEREKEPVELLLRAALPDRANSSALQELTLTATDGSQVPLAGLVRLEQGNENKTIYHKNLKRVTYVTGDVAGAVESPVYAILSMKEKIKELQLPEGYELKQYSAVQPWLEDRYSMKWDGEWHITYEVFRDLGMAFAAVMVLIYVLVVSWFRSFVTPLVIMAPIPLTLVGILPGHWLFGAFFTATSMIGFIALSGIIVRNSILLVDFVEMEWQSSGDLRQAVMNAGAVRFRPIVLTAAAVVVGSFVMLFDPIFQGLAIAMMFGAVAATALTLVAVPLLYFEFFRNRLGPGGGAEGQEGH; encoded by the coding sequence GAAATTCCTCTGGGAGATCAAGGGCGTCGAGTATATTTATTCCATCGCCCAGCCCGGCATGAATCTGACCATTGTCCGTTTTTATGTCGGTGAGGACATGGAAAAGAGCCTGGTCAATCTCCACACCAAGCTGATGTCCCACTATGACCAGATCCCCGCCGGTGTTTCCCAGCCGATGGTCCGGCCCAAATCCATTGACGATGTGCCGATTCTCACCCTGACCTTGTGGGGCGGCGATGCGGGCTATTCCGGCTACGAACTGCGGCGCATTGCGGTTGAGCTGGCCGATGAGTTGAAAAAGGACCAGCAGGTTTCGGAATTCTCCGTTATCGGCGGTCAGAAAAGGCAGGTGCTGGTTACTCTCGATCCGGTGCGGCTCAGGGCCTATGGCATTGCCGTTTCCCAGATCACCGACACGCTGCAGCAGTCCAACGTTCGCCTGCAGTCGGGCTCCTTTCCCGGCAACGACCGGGAATTTCTCGTTGACACGGGAGGCTTTCTGCAGAGCATTGATGATATCGGCCGACTGGTTCTGGCGGTCCGTGACGGTCGGCCGGTTTATTTTCGGGATGTCGCGCAGTTGACCGACGGCCCGGCGGAGCCCCGTGATTATGTCTTCATGGGTGCGGGCCCGGCCGCGGACAATCCCATGCTGCAATCGTTGTCCGGATCGACCGAGGCCGTGACCATCGCGGTATCAAAGAAAAAGGGCGCCAACGTCAGCCTGGTGGCCGACGAGGCGCTGGCCAAGGTGGAGGCCCTGCGCGGCTCACTGCTGCCCCATGATGTCCAGGTGACGATCACCCGCAACTACGGGGATTCGGCCCGGGAAAAATCCAACGAGCTGCTTGACCACATGCTGATCGCCACCGTCTCGGTCATCATTCTCATGGCGCTCACCCTGGGCTGGCGGGAGGCCGCCGTGGTGGCCGTTGCCGTGCCCGTCACCCTGGCCCTCACCCTGCTTGTCAACTATCTTTACGGATACACCCTGAACCGGGTTACCCTTTTTGCCCTGATTTTTTCCATCGGTATTCTGGTGGATGACGCCATTGTGGTGGTGGAAAACATCCATCGCCATTTCAAACTGCATGGGGCAGGGGTGATGACCGCGATCAGGGCGGTGGACGAGGTGGGCAGTCCCACGATTCTCGCCACCTTTGCGGTCATCTTCGCCCTGCTGCCCATGGCGTTCGTCCGGGGCTTGATGGGGCCCTACATGCGGCCCATTCCGATCGGTGCGTCCGCTGCCATGCTTTTTTCCCTGCTGGTTGCCTTTATCGTCAGTCCCTGGCTCAGCTCCATGGTGTTGAAGAATGTCAAGGGAGGCAAGGGAAACGAAGAGGATGGCGGTCGTCTGCACGCCCTGTATGACAAACTGCTCGGCCCTTTGCTGGATAGCCGCCTGCTGCGGCTTGGGGTGCTGGCGGTGGTTTCCTGTCTGCTGGTGTTGTCCCTGCTGCTGGTGCCTTTTAAGGGGGTGACCGTTAAAATGCTTCCCTTTGACAACAAAAGCGAACTCCAGGTGATTATCGACATGCCGGAGGGAAGCAGCCTGGAAAGAACGGCGGCCGTTACCCGGGAACTTGCCGACTATCTCGGCGGCGTGCCGGAGGTTACCAATTATCAGACGTATATCGGCACCTCCGCTCCCTATAATTTCAACGGACTGGTTCGTCATTATTTTTTGCGCAGCAGCCCGCATATGGCGGACATCCAGGTCAATTTCATCGACAAGGGGGAACGCACGACGCAAAGCCATGGTCTGGCAACCCGTCTGCGTCCGCCGCTCAAAGAAATCGGCGATAAATACGGCGCCCGAATCAAACTGGCGGAAATTCCCCCCGGACCTCCGGTACTCAGTACCCTGGTGGCCGAAATATACGGTCCGGACGACATGCGCCGGATCGAGATTGCCCGCCTGGTGCGCGATGTTTTTGAATCAACCGAAGGGGTGGTGGATGTCGATTGGTTCGTGGAGGATGATGCGCCGAAGATAACCTACACGGTTGACCGGGAAAAAGCGGCCGGCCACGGCATCAGCACCGCCATGATCGCCCGGACCGTCAGCATGGCCCTGCAGGGGGCCTCGGCCGGGCTGCTTCATGACGAGCGGGAAAAAGAACCGGTGGAACTTCTGCTGCGTGCCGCCCTGCCGGACAGGGCGAATTCCTCCGCCCTGCAGGAATTGACGCTGACCGCGACCGACGGTTCGCAGGTGCCGCTTGCCGGCCTGGTGCGGCTGGAGCAGGGCAACGAAAACAAAACCATTTATCATAAGAATCTCAAGCGGGTCACCTATGTCACCGGCGATGTGGCAGGCGCCGTTGAAAGCCCGGTGTACGCCATCCTGTCCATGAAGGAAAAAATAAAAGAGCTGCAACTCCCCGAAGGGTATGAGTTGAAACAGTATTCCGCGGTGCAGCCCTGGCTCGAAGATCGTTACAGCATGAAATGGGACGGCGAATGGCACATCACCTATGAGGTGTTCCGCGATCTGGGCATGGCCTTTGCCGCGGTGATGGTGCTGATCTATGTGCTGGTGGTTTCCTGGTTCCGCAGTTTTGTCACGCCCCTGGTCATCATGGCCCCCATTCCCCTGACCCTGGTGGGCATTTTGCCGGGGCACTGGCTGTTCGGCGCCTTTTTTACCGCCACCTCCATGATCGGCTTTATCGCTCTCTCCGGCATTATTGTCCGCAATTCCATTCTGCTGGTGGATTTCGTGGAAATGGAATGGCAAAGTTCGGGGGATCTGAGGCAAGCGGTGATGAATGCGGGCGCCGTCCGTTTCCGGCCCATCGTGCTGACTGCGGCGGCCGTTGTCGTCGGCTCGTTTGTCATGCTGTTTGATCCGATTTTTCAGGGGCTGGCCATTGCCATGATGTTCGGCGCAGTGGCCGCCACCGCCCTGACCCTGGTGGCCGTGCCGCTGCTTTATTTCGAGTTTTTCCGGAACAGGCTGGGGCCGGGCGGCGGAGCGGAGGGGCAGGAGGGACACTAG
- a CDS encoding inositol monophosphatase: MKRVEAVRAECGVSPLRDIVTAAAEAALAAGGILADLYHQPHQVHYKGERDLVTEADVAAEKRILDMLRQGQPQIAVLSEESFASYGDIPLEPVWVIDPLDGTTNFAHGFPWFAVSIGYMENGKTMAGVIYAPMLDELFLACRGFGAWLNGRRIVVSRCTELKKSLLATGFPYDLEHRAVEVVGALQKLLPSCQGVRRAGAAALDLAYVACGRLEGFWEIELKPWDTAAGLLLVQEAGGMVTDFKGGAYTPFVRELVGSNGLLHDELVARLGQFSSMP; the protein is encoded by the coding sequence ATGAAAAGAGTCGAGGCGGTTCGTGCTGAATGCGGGGTGTCGCCGCTGCGGGATATCGTCACGGCAGCGGCCGAGGCGGCACTTGCCGCGGGCGGGATTCTCGCTGATTTGTACCATCAGCCCCATCAGGTTCATTACAAGGGGGAAAGGGATCTGGTGACCGAGGCTGATGTGGCGGCGGAAAAGAGAATTCTTGATATGTTGCGGCAAGGGCAGCCGCAAATCGCCGTTCTTTCCGAAGAGTCATTTGCCTCCTATGGCGACATCCCCCTGGAGCCGGTGTGGGTGATCGATCCGTTGGACGGCACCACCAATTTCGCCCATGGATTTCCCTGGTTTGCGGTTTCCATCGGCTATATGGAAAATGGAAAAACCATGGCAGGCGTGATTTATGCGCCCATGCTTGATGAACTTTTCCTGGCCTGTCGCGGGTTCGGCGCCTGGTTGAACGGCAGGCGGATTGTGGTTTCCCGTTGCACTGAACTGAAAAAATCGCTCCTGGCCACTGGTTTTCCTTATGACCTGGAGCATCGTGCCGTTGAGGTTGTCGGCGCCTTGCAGAAATTGCTGCCCTCCTGCCAGGGGGTGCGGCGTGCCGGGGCGGCGGCCCTTGACCTGGCCTATGTTGCCTGCGGCAGGCTGGAAGGGTTCTGGGAAATAGAGCTGAAACCCTGGGACACGGCAGCCGGGCTCCTGCTGGTGCAGGAGGCCGGAGGCATGGTCACGGATTTCAAAGGCGGAGCATACACCCCTTTTGTCCGGGAGCTTGTCGGCTCAAACGGTCTGCTCCATGACGAACTGGTTGCCCGGCTGGGGCAATTTTCTTCTATGCCCTGA
- a CDS encoding proteolipid membrane potential modulator, whose amino-acid sequence MELIKIICAILLPPVGVFLQVGIGKHFWINIILTLLGYIPGIVHAVWVIAKKK is encoded by the coding sequence ATGGAACTTATCAAAATCATCTGCGCCATCCTTCTGCCGCCGGTGGGTGTCTTTCTGCAGGTCGGCATCGGCAAACATTTCTGGATCAATATTATTCTCACCCTGCTCGGCTATATTCCCGGCATTGTGCATGCCGTCTGGGTGATTGCTAAAAAAAAATAA